The Lycium barbarum isolate Lr01 chromosome 9, ASM1917538v2, whole genome shotgun sequence genome has a segment encoding these proteins:
- the LOC132609806 gene encoding RING-H2 finger protein ATL1-like has product MDLVRLKYFESFSHMKGHPISPPTSSSIFGSPLHSSSHHAGFPIIAVAIIGILATGILLVSYYIFVIKCCLNWHRIDLLRRFSFSRNGRVEDPLMVYSPAVENRGLDESVIRSIPVFKYKKREEKDVALGGNGTIPIECAVCLNEFQENEKLRVIPNCGHIFHIDCIDVWLQNNANCPLCRNSISSSTTTNTKLLFPLDPIIAPSSTPHQDPSLENFRDEDYVVIELANTNPTPTNNISSVRTRSTQERLNSGEITGHFSVSPSPRKQKVPSRKGKKLSHITSMGDECINMRKKDDEFAIQPIRRSFSMDSATDRQLYVAVQDIILQQQRQVTDVSPSESSSCRVKRSFFSFGHGRGSKNVILPIHLEP; this is encoded by the coding sequence ATGGATCTGGTGAGACTAAAATACTTTGAATCTTTTTCACACATGAAAGGCCATCCAATTAGTCCTCCCACTTCTTCTTCAATCTTTGGTTCACCTTTACATTCTTCTTCTCATCATGCTGGCTTTCCTATTATAGCAGTTGCCATTATTGGAATCTTGGCAACTGGGATATTGCTAGTTAGCTACTACATTTTTGTGATCAAATGTTGCTTGAATTGGCATAGGATTGATCTCCTAAGGCGATTTTCATTCTCTAGAAATGGACGTGTTGAAGACCCTTTAATGGTTTACTCACCAGCAGTAGAAAACCGGGGATTAGACGAATCTGTGATTCGTTCAATCCCTGTTTTTAAGTAcaagaaaagggaagaaaaagaTGTTGCATTAGGGGGAAATGGGACAATTCCTATTGAATGTGCTGTTTGTTTGAATGAGTTTCAAGAAAATGAGAAGCTAAGAGTTATACCAAACTGTGGACATATTTTCCACATTGATTGTATTGATGTTTGGCTTCAAAACAATGCAAATTGCCCACTTTGTAGGAATAGTatttcatcatcaacaactactAACACAAAGTTGTTATTCCCTTTGGATCCAATCATTGCTCCAAGTTCCACTCCTCATCAAGATCCAAGTCTTGAAAATTTCAGAGATGAAGATTATGTTGTGATAGAATTAGCAAACACTAATCCAACCCCTACAAATAATATATCATCAGTTAGAACTAGAAGTACTCAAGAAAGGTTGAATTCAGGTGAAATTACAGGGCATTTTTCGGTTAGTCCTTCACCAAGAAAACAAAAGGTTCCATCAAGAAAAGGTAAAAAGTTGAGCCATATTACAAGCATGGGAGACGAGTGCATTAACATGAGGAAAAAGGATGATGAATTTGCAATTCAGCCTATAAGAAGATCATTTTCAATGGATTCAGCAACGGATCGACAACTTTACGTAGCAGTTCAAGACATTATTTTACAGCAACAAAGGCAAGTTACTGATGTTAGTCCATCAGAAAGTAGCAGTTGCAGAGTAAAAagatcatttttttcatttggacATGGAAGGGGATCAAAAAATGTAATTCTACCAATTCATTTAGAGCCATAA